In Pseudomonas flavescens, the sequence TGAGCAAGGCGCTGACGAGTGGCAGGGGGAAATTCCCCTGCCTGCCGATCTCGCGCGCTTCTACCGCGAGATCGGCCCGCATGACTGCGCACTGGAAACCAGCGGCAACCCGTTCTTCATTCCTTCGCTGGCGCGTCTGTGGAGGCTGCAGGCGGGCTACCGCTGGCATGGCGTGAGCGGCGAGCGCCTGACGGACTGGCACGATGACTGGCTGGTAGTAGCCGATCAGGGTGGTGACCCGTTCATTTTCGAGATAAGCAGCGGCAAGGTATTGCACGATCGCCACGGGGCTGGCGGCTGGCAGCCTTCGCCGGTGTTCAGCGGGCTGGAACAGATGCTTGCCTGCCTGGCCTGCTTCGATGCGGTATGGAACAGCGCTGGCGACGACATCTTTCTCGACGACTTCAGCGTCAACCCGGTGCACCGCGAGCGTCTGGTCGCGGCTCTGCAGCCGCTGCTGGGTGAGCGCGCTGCCGCACGGTCACTGGCTGAAGAGTTCGGCTGGTAATGAGCGTACCAGGCGTCTGCCGATGACCAGCACACCGCGCTTCGCCCCCGCCTGGTGGCTGTCGGGGCCGCATCTGCAAACGCTGTGGGGCTCGCTATGCCGCCGCCCACCGGTCCTCGAACGCCAACGCGAGCGTCTGTGGCTGGAGGACGGCGACTTCCTCGACCTCGACTGGCACGGCCCTCACGACGCCCATGCACCTCTGGTACTGGTGCTGCATGGCCTGACCGGCTCATCGAGCTCCCATTACGTACTCGGCCTCCAGCGCCAGCTGGCAACCCAGGGCTGGGCCAGCGTGGCGCTGAACTGGCGTGGCTGCTCGGGAGAACCGAACCTGCTGCCGCGCGGCTATCACTCCGGGGCCAGCGAAGACCTTGCCGAAACCGTGCGTCACCTGCGCGCCAAGCGCCCCATGGCGCCGCTCTATGCAGTGGGCTACTCGCTGGGCGGCAACGTGTTGCTCAAGTACCTCGGCGAGAGTGGCGCCGAAAGCGGCCTGCAGGCTGCCACCGCGGTGTCGGTGCCCTTTCGCCTCGATCAGTGCGCGGATCGCATCGGCGTCGGTTTCTCTCGGGTGTATCAGGCGCACTTCATGCGCGCCATGGTCGCCTACGTGAAGGACAAGCAGCGTCTGTTCGCCCATCAGGGCCAGGCAGACCGCCTGTCGATCCTGGAAAAGCTCGGCCCGCTGGACGGCATGCGTACCTTCTGGGATTTCGACGGCCGCATCACCGCGCCGTTGCACGGTTTCGAAAACGCCGACGACTACTATCGCCGTTCCTCGAGCCGCTATTACCTGGGGCGCATCCAGACACCGACGCTGCTGATCCAGTCCAGCGACGACCCGTTCGTATACCCCCACAGCCTGCCCGAGGCCGATGAGCTGGCGCCCTGCATCACCTTCGAGCTGCACGCCCGGGGCGGTCACGTGGGTTTCGTCGATGGCACCGCGCGCCAGCCCGGTTACTACCTGGAGCGCCGCATCCCCGCCTGGCTGCTGGCGATGGATCGGAGTATCCAACCCCGACCCGCCATCCCGATCGGTTCGTAGAGGAGCCAGGTATGGCCGACAACCCAGGTTTCGTGCAGAACGAGCAGCAAATCGACGCGCTGCACCAGCGCTTCGAGGCACAGCGCGAGGCCTTCGTGGCCAACCCGATGCCCTCGGCCGATCAGCGCATCGCCTGGCTCGACAGCCTCAAGGCTCGCCTGCTCAGCGATCAGGATGAGCTGGTTCGCTGCATCAGCGAGGACTTTGGCAATCGCAGCGCCGATGAAACCCTGCTCGCCGAAATGCTCCCCACCGTGCACGGCATCCGCTATACCCGCAAACGCCTGCGCCGCTGGATGAAGCCTTCGCGTCGGCATGTCGGCCTGCCCTTCATGCCGGCCTCGGCGCGGGTGATCTATCAGCCGCTGGGGGTGGTCGGCATCATCGTGCCGTGGAACTACCCGCTATTTCTCGCCATCGCACCGCTGGTCGGCGCCTTGGCCGCCGGCAACCGGGTGATGCTCAAGCTCAGCGAGGCCACCCCGCAGACGTCGCAGCGCCTCAAGGACATGCTGGCGAGCATCTTCCCGGAAGACCTGGTCAGCGTGGTACTCGGCGAAGCCGATGTCGGCATGGCCTTCGCGAAACTGCCGTTCGACCATCTGCTGTTCACCGGCGCCACCAGCATCGGCCGCCACGTGATGCGAGCCGCCGCCGAGAACCTTACCCCGGTTACCCTGGAGCTGGGTGGCAAATCACCCGCAATCGTGTCCAGCGACGTCCCGCTGGAGCACGCTGCCGAACGCATCGCTTTCGGCAAGACCCTGAACGCTGGCCAGACCTGCGTGGCTCCTGACTACGTGCTGGTGCCGCGCCAGCGGATGGAGGGCTTCGTCGACGCCTATCGCCGTGCGGTGCAGCGTTTCTATCCACAGATCGAGGGCAACCCGGACTACACCAGCATCATCAACGCCCGCCAGCGGCAGCGCCTGCTCGGTTATCTGGACGACGCCCGTGACAAGGGCGCGATGGTGATTCCGCTGGCCGCCGAGTGCGCGGACCGGCGCATGCCCCATAGCCTGCTGCTGAATGTCGACGACAGCATGCAGGTGATGCAGGACGAAATCTTCGGCCCGCTGCTGCCAGTCGTGCCCTACGACAGGCTCGACGACGCGCTGGCGTACATCGCCGCGCGCCCAAGGCCGCTGGCGCTCTACTACTTCGGCTACGACCGCCGCGAGCAGCAACACGTGCTCCACCACAGCCACTCCGGCGGCGTATGCCTGAACGACACCCTGCTGCATGTCGCTCAGGACGACATGCCCTTCGGCGGCGTCGGTGCCTCGGGCATGGGCCACTACCACGGTCACGAGGGCTTTCTGACCTTCAGCAAGGCCAAGGGCGTACTGACCAAACAACGCTTCAACCCCGCCCGCCTGATCTACCCGCCCTATGGCAAGGCGCTGCAGAGGCTGGTCTACAAGCTGTTCATCCGCTGATGCGCCGTTCAGCAGCGCGATTAACGCCCACATCCGCAGCGCTCGGCAGACCGTCGACTTGGCCCGCCCCGGCGTGCTGCGCTACCATCCCAATCCCCAACGCTCCCGCCAGGACGTCACGATGAATCGAGTGTTATACCCAGGCACCTTCGACCCCATTACCAAGGGGCACGGCGATCTGGTCGAGCGCGCCTCGCGCCTGTTCGACAGTGTCGTCATCGCGGTCGCTGCCAGCCCGAAGAAGAACCCGCTGTTCTCCCTCGAGCAACGCGTGGAGCTGGCCCGTGAAGTCACCAGGCACCTGCCCAACGTCGAAGTGATCGGCTTCTCCACGCTGCTCGCCTCCTTCGCCAAGGAACAGGGGGCCAACGTCCTGCTGCGCGGCCTGCGTGCGGTATCGGACTTCGAGTACGAGTTCCAGCTGGCGAACATGAACCGCCAACTGGCGCCCGACCTGGAAAGCCTGTTCCTCACCCCATCGGAGAAGTATTCGTTCATTTCCTCCACCCTGGTGCGGGAAATCGCCAACCTCGGCGGCGACATCACCAAGTTCGTCCACCCCGCCGTGGCACAGGCCCTGAGCGAACGCTTCAAGGCGCAGTGATCCCTGAAGCAGCGCGCGGGCAATCCCACACGCTGCGCAGGGGCGTCATTCCGTACGGCGCCCGAGCGTGCGCTGGCGACGACAATCCGGCACAATCCTGCATTCCTGTTTGAATGTGTCGCGGCCAGTGGCCCGGCAGGAGCTTGCCTTTCATGTCCCTGATCATCACCGACGATTGCATCAACTGCGACGTCTGCGAACCTGAGTGCCCGAACGCGGCGATCTCCCAGGGTGAGGAGATCTACGTGATCGACCCCAACCTGTGTACCGAATGCGTGGGCCATTACGACGAGCCCCAGTGCCAGCAGGTCTGCCCCGTGGACTGCATTCCCCTCGACGAAAACAACGTCGAGAGCAAGGAGCAGTTGATGGAGAAGTACCAGATCCTTACCGGCAAGGCGTGAGTGTGGGCCGCTCCACCCGCGGCCGGAACGCCATCTCGGCGCTGTTCAGTACGCTGTTCCTGCTGTGCAGCCTCGGCCTGCAGGCCAGCGAGCAGCCTGGGCGCAGCGCCATCACCACCGCGCACCCGGCAGCCACGGTAGCTGGCCGAGAAACCCTGGCACTGGGCGGCAATGCCTTCGACGCTGCAGTCGCCATCAGTGCGGCTCTCGCAGTGGTCGAACCCTATGGTTCGGGCCTCGGCGGCGGTGGTTTCTTCCTGCTGCGCAAGGCCGACTCCAGTTACGATTTTCTCGACGCCCGCGAACGCGCGCCTGGCGCTGCCCATGCCGACCTCTATCGACGCGATGGGCAAGTGCAGGCGGCGCTGTCCCGCGATGGCGCCCTGGCAGCAGCCATCCCGGGCCTGCCTGCGGCGCTGGTGGAACTGGCTGAGCAACACGGTCGCCTGCCGTTGCGCGACAGCCTGGCCCCGGCGATCCGCCTGGCCCGCGAAGGCTTTCCGGTCGACCGCATATACCGCGAGCGTGCCGAAATGCGCCTGGCGGCCATGCGTGACGATGCAGAAACCGCACGGCTGTTCCTGAGCGACGGCGCGGTGCCCGCAGAGGGCACGCTGCTGCGCCAGCCGGAGCTGGCCGACACCCTGCTGATAATTGCGCGCGAAGGCCGCAATGGCTTCTATGCCGGGCCACTGGCCGAACGGCTGGTGGCCGGCGTGCGTGCTGCGGGTGGGATCTGGACGCTGCAGGACCTGGCCGACTACCGAACCGTGCAGCGCCAACCCATTCGTGTACCGCTGGCCGAAGGCCGCGAGCTGATCAGCGCACCGCCCCCCTCGGCCGGCGGCCTGGCTCTGGCTCAGAGCCTGCTGATTCTGCAGCGCCTGCCCTGGCGGGAGGCAGAACCGGTGCAGCGCAGCCATCTGGTGGTGGAAACCCTGCGCCGCGTCTACCGCGACCGCGGCCTGCTGGGCGACCCGGATTTCGTCGACAGCCCAACGGCCAGCCTGCTCAACCCGGACTATCTGCAGCGCCTGAGTGACGGCATCGACCCGCAGCGGGCCACGCCGAGCAGCGAACTGCCGCCCGCCGGTACCTGGAAGGAAGGCGACCACACCACTCACTTCACCGTACTGGACGCCAGCGGTAACGCGGTAAGCGCCACCCTGTCGATCAATCTGCCGTTTGGCGCCGCCTTCACCGTGCCCGGCACCGGCGTGCTGCTCAACGATGAAATGGACGATTTCGCCGCCGATCTGGCAGGTGCCAACGCCTACGGCCTGACCGGCAGCCACGCCAACGCCATCGCCGCCGGCAAGCGACCACTGTCGAGCATGAGCCCGACCTTCGTGGAAAGTCCCGGCGAATTCACCAGTTTCGGCACGCCAGGCGGCAGCCGTATTCCGAGCATGGTGCTGCTGTCGATCCTCGAGTACCTCGACGGCCAACCGATCGAGCGCTGGCCAGCGGTACCGCGCTATCACCACCAGTACCTGCCGGACGTCATCGAACACGAACCGCAGACCTTCAGCGCCGAGCAGATCGCCGATCTGCAGGCCCGTGGCTACAGCCTGAAGGCGCTGGAGCGGACATACGGCAATCAGCAGGTGCTGCGCTGGAACAAGACCAGCGGCAAGGTGGAAGCGGCCAGCGACCCCCGTGGCGTCGGCAGCAGCGACGTGCAAAAGGCACGGTAACGCTCAGCCGGCAGATCGAAACTCAACAAAAAGCCCCCTGACTCGATGAGAGTCAGGGGGCTTCTGGTTCGCGCGCATAAAATTACTGGCGCTGGTTGTAACCATCCCCGGTGCAGCCCAGGCAACGCACGAAAGCCGCCTTGCCAGGTTCGACCACCAGCGCACGACCGGTGGCGCCGATGCCGCCGCCCATCGCGGTGAACGGTAGAGCGACGACAAAAGCGACTGCGCCGATGGCCGTAGCGCCGATCAGCAGCGGGCGTGCGATCAGCAGGTCACCGATCATGGCGAAACCATCCGGGGCCTGAACGGTGTAAAGCGGGTCTCCACTGACGTTCTGCTGCACTTCTTGCGCGTTGGCAGTCAGCGCCAGCGAGGCAGCAGTCAGCGCCACAACAGCAGCGCAAGAGCGAAACAGTTTCATGGGGCGATCCTTCGAAGGTATACGGACAATGTAGGTAACTATATCAGTGAGCGGGCGATTGTCGCGTGATGGCCGTCAATCGCTGAGCAACTGGTCATTCCATAGGAACGAATGGGCTAGCGCTGACACTTTGGGCAATAGACGCTGGCCCGCTGCCCCAACTTGACCTCGCGTAGCGTGCTGCCACAAACCTTGCAGAACTGGCCGCCGCGGCCATAGGCGAACAGCTCCTGCTGGAAGTAGCCAGGCTGGCCGTCGCCGCCGACGAAATCGCGCAGGGTAGTGCCGCCGCGCTCGATGGCGTGGGCCAGCACGCGCTTGATCTCGTGGGCGAGGCGCACGTAGCGTGCTCGCGACACCGTACCGGCGGCACGGCGTGGATCGATACCCGCAGCGAACAACGCCTCGGTCGCATAGATATTGCCCACCCCGACCACCACGGCGTTGTCCATGATGAACGGCTTGATCGCCACAGCCTTGCCGCGGGACAGCTGATACAGGCGTTCGCCATCGAACAGATCGGTCAGCGGCTCCGGCCCCAGCCGCGCCAGCAGCTCATGTTCCAGCGGCAACTCACTCCACAGCAGCGCGCCGAAGCGACGCGGGTCGGTGTAACGCAGTGCCAGGCCCGACTCCAGCTCGATATCGACGTGCTCGTGCTTGGCAGCCGGCAAGCCGACCTCGACCAGGCGCAGGTTGCCGGACATCCCCAGATGGCTGATCAGCGTGCCGACCTCGGCCTTGATCAACAGGTACTTGGCACGACGCTCCACCTTCTCGATACGCTGCCCGGACAGGCGCACATCGAGATCTTCGGGGATCGGCCAGCGCAGGCGCCGCTCACGGACGATCACCCGGCTGACGCGCTGGCCTTCAAGATAGGGCGCGATACCACGACGGGTGGTTTCGACTTCTGGCAATTCGGGCATGGCGACTACTTCGGCAAGAGGCAAGGCAGCAACCCTAGGCGCTGCCAGGTCGTGGCGTCAACCGTCGACGAGGGCGCGGGTCAGGCGGCGCCGAGGTCGCGAATGCTCTCGCGCAGGCTCTCGAAGTCATAGTTGGAGAGCCCGACATAATCGAGGATCAGCGGCTCGATGCTCTGCCACTCGTGATCCTCGCTCTGGTTGCCCAACACCTGATAACTGCGGCAGATGTGCTCGGCCATCTTGAGGATCGCCAGCAGGTTCTTCAGTTGCGCGTCACGGTCGTTTTCATCGGCGAAGATGGCCAGGGCATTGTGATGATTGGCGATGGCATCGCACAGATGAAGGGGCAGGTTCCAGGATTTTGCCGTGTAGTAGCCGACCACCGCATGATTGGTGTTGAGCAGGCGGTTCTCGGTGTCGACGATGCGCCGCTCGGCACTGGCGCTGGCGTAGGACTCCTCGAGCACCGTCATGTAATCGGGAAAGCGCTTGAGCATCAGCGGGATGCCGCAGTTGTGGAACAGGCCCAGGGTATAGGCCTCGTCCACGGACTCGTAGCCGATGCGTTTGGCCAGGGTTAGACAGGTCATGGCCACATCCTGGGCGGTGTCCCAGAAGCGGTTGAGGGTGACGATGGTGTCGTCGCTCATCTCGCCACGGATCGACAGCGCGTTGACCATGTTGATCACCGAGCGACTGCCCAGCAGGTTGACCGCCCGCTGGATCGAGCCGATGCGGTTGGCCAGGCCGAAATACGGCGAATTGACGATCTTCAGCAAGGCACCGGAAAGCCCCGGATCCTGGCTGATCAGCCGCGCAATGGCCTTGAGGTCCGGGCTGGGCATGTATTGCTCGAACTGCAGGTCAACCATGATCTGCGGTTGCGGCGGCACGCTGATGCCCTGCAGAAACGTCTGGATCTGCTCGGCGGAGAGTTCTTTTTCCATGGGGGATGCGGGGCATGAAAGGTGATGGAGCGCACAGTTTACCCTGTGGCAGATGACTTTTACCCGACGGTTACAGAGTAAATTTACCGGTCATCGCCTCACGTCCAATCCAGGCCGCTGAACCAAGCGCCGGACTCACGGACATTGGACCGGCGGCCGGCTTTTTCGACTGTCACCAAGCGCCCAGCGGGCCGCTCGTTTAGAATGCGCGTTTTTCTCGACGGAGCCCACCATGTCCCTGCCCAGCCTGCGCCTGAAAGCCAACGCCGACCGACGCCTGCGCGCCGGTCATCTGTGGGTCTACAGCAACGAAATCGATGTTGCCGTCACGCCGCTCAACGCCTTCGAGGCCGGCGATCAGGCGATCCTCGAAGCCGCCGGAGGCAAGCCGCTGGGCATCGTCGCTCTCAGCCCGAACAACCTGATCTGCGCACGCCTGCTGTCCCGTGACGTCAAGCACGTGCTGGACAAATCCCTGTTGGTGCATCGCATCAACGTGGCCCTGAGCCTGCGCGAGCGGCTGTTCGACACACCCTGCTATCGCCTGGTGTACGGCGACTCCGACCTGTTACCGGGCCTGGTAGTCGACCGTTTCTTCGACATTCTGGTGGTGCAACTGGCCTCCGCGACCATGGAACGCCACAAGGATGACGTACTGGCGGCACTGATTCAGGTGATCAAGCCCAGCGGCATCCTGCTCAAGAACGACTCCGCCGCCCGCGACGCCGAGGGCCTCGAGCGCTATGTGGACACCGCATTCGGTGTGGTGCCGCAATGGGTCGCGCTGGAAGAGAACGGCGTCAAGTTCGAAGCACCGGTGATCGAAGGCCAGAAAACCGGCTGGTTCTACGACCACCGCATGAACCGTGCCCGCCTGGCGCCTTACGTGCAGGGCAAGCGGGTACTCGACCTGTTCAGCTACATCGGTGGCTGGGGCGTGCAGGCCGCGGCGTTCGGCGCCAGTGAAGTGTTCTGCGTGGACGCCTCGGCCTTCGCCCTCGACGGTGTCGAGCGTAACGCCACGCTCAACGGCTTCGCCGAGAAGATGACCTGCGTGGAGGGTGACGTATTCGCTGCGCTGCGCGAACTCAAGTCCGCCGAAGAACGTTTCGACGTGGTCATCGCCGACCCGCCCGCCTTCATCAAGCGCAAGAAGGACATCAAGAACGGCGAGGCTGCCTACCGTCGCCTCAACGAAACCGCCATGCGCCTGCTCAACAAGGACGGCATTCTGGTCAGCGCCAGTTGCTCGATGCACCTGGAGGAAGACAACCTGCAGAACATCCTGCTGACCAGTGCACGCCACCTCGATCGCAATATCCAGCTGCTCGAACGTGGCGGCCAGGGCCCCGACCATCCGGTGCATCCGGCCATCGGCGAAACCCGCTACATCAAGAGCCTCACCTGCCGGTTGCTGCCCAACAGCTGACGGGCCGTTGCCTGCCAGTCGACGCCGGTCGCTGGCAGGCACCTGCAAACACGGCAAGAAAACGATTTATCGCCGACATTTGTTGCACATTGCCTATTATCGATGATGGATTGCCGGGCATCGCCGAACCCTTGGGGTCGAGCGCGGTCTTTGCTGGGCAGGCCTGAAACCCGGGCCTCGCATGATGATGCATCTTCTTCTGTCACCACCAACGGCGTGGACGATATGCTAAGTCCTCATCAGCACAGAATTCAGACTCCGATGATCTACCCCTCTTCGCGCAGCGCCAGGCGCCTGATAGTCACCGCACTCGCCCCACCTTCGGCATGCAGTGGTCACCGGTGCGCCAGCAACTACCGCTGACGAGTCGGCCCCTGACTGACTGGCAGGCAAAGCAGCGAGCCAGCGCAACCCCGAGCCCTCGGGGGCGACAGTGATCCCCGCTTCCGGTACGGCCCGACCTCACGCAGCGAGGCGGTCGCACCTCAGCAATACTCACGACGGGTTGATCGCTGGCAAGCGCACCTCGTTCTTGCGTGTATCGCTCGCTGCATCTTTTGCCAGCACTACCGCTCCACTCGACCACGTCGCATACGCTCCGGTGGCAGAACCCGGTACCCCGTCATAAGAAGAGAGAAGAGCCAACGTGAACGACGCAACGATGCTCTCCAAACGATGCAGCCAAGGCAGGACACAGCAGAACGAGGACACCGATGCCGCCCGCCGCCGCAAACGCCAGGCCAAGCTGTATGCCATGGCCAGAGCCCAGGAACGCAAGCGGATCGCCCGCGAACTGCATGACGAGCTGGGTCAGCAGTTGACCGCACTGCAGCATGGGCTCGGCGTGCTGCGCATCCACCTGAGCCGGGAACGCCCCGACCTGAGCGAGCAGATTCTTCACCTGATCAACATTTCCCACAGTGCCATCGATGCCATACGCGACGTCCAGTTCGGCGGCCCCATCGGACGCTTGCAAGAGGACCTCGAAAACACCCTGCAGACCCTCGCCGAGGAGTTCCGGCAACTGTCTGGAATCACCTGTCGCTGCAGCCTGCCCTCCACACCGATCGACCTCGCCCCCGACCAGGCTTCGCACCTGTACCGCATCGTGCAGGAATCGCTGACCAATATCCTGCGCCACGCCAATGCCAGTTGGGCGGCGGTCAGTCTCGAACGGCGCGACAACGATTACGTGCTGGAAATTTCCGACGACGGCTGCGGCTTCACCCTCAGCGATACCTTGCCGGACTCCACCGGATTGTCCGGCATGCGCGAACGCGGCAAGCGCCTGGGCGGACCGGTGATCATTTTCAGCCACCCCGGCCAAGGCACCATCGTGCAGGCGATTTTCCCGGTAAAACCCCGCTCTTAAGGACCCCTCCATGATCAATCTGATGATCGCCGACGACCACATGATCATGCGCGAAGGGCTGAAACGCCTGTTCGAGCTCTACAACGACATCCACATCGCCGCAGAAGCGGCCGATGGCCCGCAGGCCCTCGAACGACTGCGCGTCACCCCGGTGGATCTGCTGCTGCTCGACATCAGCATGCCCGGCCTGAGCGGAGAGGCGCTGATCGCCCGGATCAACCACCAGTACCCGACCCTGCCGATTCTGGTGCTGAGCATGCACAGCGACCCGCACGTCGCCATGCGCGTGCTGCGCTGCGGGGCAGCTGGCTACCTGACCAAGAGCCAGTCACCGGAAGCCCTCATCGATGCGGTCAGAAAGGTCAGCGGCGGCGCCCGCTACATCGATCCCGACCTGATGGAGCCGATCGCCCTCAGCAGCCTCAAGCCAAGCACCCGCAACGGGCTCGACAGCCTGACCAATCGCGAGTTCCAGATCATGCGGTTACTCGCCGGCGGGCTGAGCGTGAATCACATCGCCGAACAGCTGATGATCAGCAACAAGACGGTCAGTACTCATAAGATCAATCTGATGGAGAAGATGAGCTTCTCCAGCAATGCCGACCTGATCAAGTTCGCCTCCAGCCTCATCGAATCCGAATACAGATAAGAATATCCCTAGTCTTTATCGGTATTTATGCACACCGATAAATCAGCAATACCCGATGCCGCCTGCTTGGATGCTTAATGCATGCTGCGGACGTCCAAAGGAATGACTGGTCACCGCGTAGGAAGCCCCCGCCCGATACCCGTTCCGTGGAGACATGAGTCCAGTCCACCGCGGAGCGATGACGTGCAAGATAGAACCTCTCACCTGATTGCCCCGTCGCTGATTCTGGTTGCCGGCATCGCCGCCGTACTGCTGGTCGGCCAGGGCATACTGGGCACGCTCCCCGTGCTGTGTGGCCTGATCGTGCTTGGCACCGTGGCGATTGTGGTGCTGCGCAAGCAAACCTCGACGCAGGCCTCGCTGCAATCCATCGACGCGGAGCCGGACGCACCCAGCGCGGCCCACGCCGACAATCTCGATCGCCTCTGCGAGCAGACCCTGCCGCTCTGGTCACAGCAGATCGAGACCGCGCGCAGCCACACCGAAGAATCCATCAGCGCCCTCAGCGAGCGCTTTGCCCTGTTGGCCACGCGCATCCAGAACAGCCTTGGCGGCAGCACGGAGCGTGAGGCGGGCAAACGCCTGGTGGCGCTGTTGTCGACCTGTGAATACGAGTTGGACATGATCGTCCTGGCCCTGCGCGAAGCACTGGCCAGCAAGGAATCGCTGCTCAAGGAAGTCATGCAGCTTTCCACCTTCACCGAGCAGTTGCAGGACATGGCGCAGGATGTCGCCAACATCGCCAAACAGACCAACCTGCTGGCCCTCAACGCAGCCATCGAAGCGGCTCGCGCGGGCGAAAGCGGCCGCGGCTTCGCCGTGGTCGCCGACGAAGTGCGCAAGCTCTCGTCGATGTCGGGGGCCACCGGGCAACGCATCGGCGAGACCGTGGTGATCGTCAACGACGCCATCCACAAGACCCTGAGCATTTCCCAGGAATACACCAAGACCGACACCGCCACCCTGAACAAGGCCAGTGAAGTCATTGCCGGGGTGATCAACCGCTTCAACCAGAACGCCACCGACATCGTCAATCACAACGAAACGATGCGCGCACAGAGCGAAGCCGTCGCCCAGGACATCGCCGAAGTACTGGTGGCGCTGCAATTCCAGGACCGCACCAGCCAGATGCTCGGCCACATCGCCGGTGACCAGGAAAAACTGCTCGCCTACCTCCACGAACGCAACGCCCAGCGTCGCCAGGGCCTGAGCCCGGCGCCGCTGGATGTCGAGCGCTGGCTGCGCGAGCTGGCCCAGACCTACACCACACCCGAGCAGCACGACGTGCATCGCGGCGACAGCTCCGCCAGGCGCAACGATTCTGAAATCACGTTTTTCTGAGGTTCCCCCATGAGCAAGACCGTACTCATCGTCGACGACTCCACCTCCATCCGTCAGGTCGTCAGCATTACGCTCCGTGGGGCCGGCTATCAGGTCATCGAGGGCTGTGACGGCAAGGATGCCCTGAGCAAGCTCGATGGCCGCAAGGTGCACCTGATCATCAGTGACGTGAACATGCCGAACATGGACGGCATCACCTTCGTCAAACAGGTCAAGCAGATGCCCGCCTACAAATTCACCCCGGTGATCATGCTCACCACCGAGGCGGGCGAAGCGAAGAAGGAGGAAGGACGCGCAGCGGGTGCCAAGGCCTGGGTGGTCAAGCCCTTCCAGCCGGCGCAAATGCTCACTGCCGTGTCCAAGCTGATCCTGCCATGAACACCGCGTCGGCAGAGAACCTCTACCGCATCCTGCCACTGGAGGGTGGCCTGACCATCTACAGCGCGGCCGAGCACATGGAGCTGCTGACTCAGGTACTGGCCCCGGGTACCGAAGTGGAACTCGACCTCGGGGCGGTGGATGAACTCGATTGCGCAGGCCTGCAGTTGCTGATTCTGGCCAAGCAGGAAGCCACGCGGATGAGCTGCGACCTGCGCCTGACCAACCACAGCCCGGCCGTGATCGAAGCCTTCGAGCTGAGCGGGCTCGGCACCTTTTTCGGCGACCCCATCCTGATCAAGCCGGCGAGCGAGTAGTCACCATGAACATGGACGAAGTGCTGCAGATCTTCATCGCCGAAAGCCAGGAGCTGTTGCAGCAGATGGAAGAAGCCCTGCTGCAGCTGGAAAACAGCCCGGGCGATGCCGACACCATCAACGCGATCTTTCGTGCCGCCCACACCATCAAGGGTTCGGCAGGGCTGTTCGGCCTCGACGTGATCGTCGCCTTCACCCATATCGCCGAAAGCGTGCTGGACCGGGTGCGCACTGGCGAGCTGCACTTCGACAAGGAGATGACCGCCCTCTTCCTGCAGGTGGGCGACCACCTGGCGCGCCTGGTCGCGCTGGTCGACGGCGGCACCGACCTGCAGTGCATGGACCCCGATACCCAGGCGCTGCACGAGCAACTGGGTG encodes:
- a CDS encoding hydrolase yields the protein MTSTPRFAPAWWLSGPHLQTLWGSLCRRPPVLERQRERLWLEDGDFLDLDWHGPHDAHAPLVLVLHGLTGSSSSHYVLGLQRQLATQGWASVALNWRGCSGEPNLLPRGYHSGASEDLAETVRHLRAKRPMAPLYAVGYSLGGNVLLKYLGESGAESGLQAATAVSVPFRLDQCADRIGVGFSRVYQAHFMRAMVAYVKDKQRLFAHQGQADRLSILEKLGPLDGMRTFWDFDGRITAPLHGFENADDYYRRSSSRYYLGRIQTPTLLIQSSDDPFVYPHSLPEADELAPCITFELHARGGHVGFVDGTARQPGYYLERRIPAWLLAMDRSIQPRPAIPIGS
- a CDS encoding coniferyl aldehyde dehydrogenase, with translation MADNPGFVQNEQQIDALHQRFEAQREAFVANPMPSADQRIAWLDSLKARLLSDQDELVRCISEDFGNRSADETLLAEMLPTVHGIRYTRKRLRRWMKPSRRHVGLPFMPASARVIYQPLGVVGIIVPWNYPLFLAIAPLVGALAAGNRVMLKLSEATPQTSQRLKDMLASIFPEDLVSVVLGEADVGMAFAKLPFDHLLFTGATSIGRHVMRAAAENLTPVTLELGGKSPAIVSSDVPLEHAAERIAFGKTLNAGQTCVAPDYVLVPRQRMEGFVDAYRRAVQRFYPQIEGNPDYTSIINARQRQRLLGYLDDARDKGAMVIPLAAECADRRMPHSLLLNVDDSMQVMQDEIFGPLLPVVPYDRLDDALAYIAARPRPLALYYFGYDRREQQHVLHHSHSGGVCLNDTLLHVAQDDMPFGGVGASGMGHYHGHEGFLTFSKAKGVLTKQRFNPARLIYPPYGKALQRLVYKLFIR
- the coaD gene encoding pantetheine-phosphate adenylyltransferase, with the translated sequence MNRVLYPGTFDPITKGHGDLVERASRLFDSVVIAVAASPKKNPLFSLEQRVELAREVTRHLPNVEVIGFSTLLASFAKEQGANVLLRGLRAVSDFEYEFQLANMNRQLAPDLESLFLTPSEKYSFISSTLVREIANLGGDITKFVHPAVAQALSERFKAQ
- a CDS encoding YfhL family 4Fe-4S dicluster ferredoxin — encoded protein: MSLIITDDCINCDVCEPECPNAAISQGEEIYVIDPNLCTECVGHYDEPQCQQVCPVDCIPLDENNVESKEQLMEKYQILTGKA
- the ggt gene encoding gamma-glutamyltransferase; protein product: MGRSTRGRNAISALFSTLFLLCSLGLQASEQPGRSAITTAHPAATVAGRETLALGGNAFDAAVAISAALAVVEPYGSGLGGGGFFLLRKADSSYDFLDARERAPGAAHADLYRRDGQVQAALSRDGALAAAIPGLPAALVELAEQHGRLPLRDSLAPAIRLAREGFPVDRIYRERAEMRLAAMRDDAETARLFLSDGAVPAEGTLLRQPELADTLLIIAREGRNGFYAGPLAERLVAGVRAAGGIWTLQDLADYRTVQRQPIRVPLAEGRELISAPPPSAGGLALAQSLLILQRLPWREAEPVQRSHLVVETLRRVYRDRGLLGDPDFVDSPTASLLNPDYLQRLSDGIDPQRATPSSELPPAGTWKEGDHTTHFTVLDASGNAVSATLSINLPFGAAFTVPGTGVLLNDEMDDFAADLAGANAYGLTGSHANAIAAGKRPLSSMSPTFVESPGEFTSFGTPGGSRIPSMVLLSILEYLDGQPIERWPAVPRYHHQYLPDVIEHEPQTFSAEQIADLQARGYSLKALERTYGNQQVLRWNKTSGKVEAASDPRGVGSSDVQKAR
- the mutM gene encoding bifunctional DNA-formamidopyrimidine glycosylase/DNA-(apurinic or apyrimidinic site) lyase, giving the protein MPELPEVETTRRGIAPYLEGQRVSRVIVRERRLRWPIPEDLDVRLSGQRIEKVERRAKYLLIKAEVGTLISHLGMSGNLRLVEVGLPAAKHEHVDIELESGLALRYTDPRRFGALLWSELPLEHELLARLGPEPLTDLFDGERLYQLSRGKAVAIKPFIMDNAVVVGVGNIYATEALFAAGIDPRRAAGTVSRARYVRLAHEIKRVLAHAIERGGTTLRDFVGGDGQPGYFQQELFAYGRGGQFCKVCGSTLREVKLGQRASVYCPKCQR